The nucleotide sequence TAACCCTTATGCCTGGACTTCATTCACTTTTAGTGGTACTGGTGGAAATTATGGTATTTGGTTTGAAGTAGATATCACTGATCTTGTTCAAGCTTGGGTCAATAGCCAGGTAGAAAATTATGGATTTGTAATTAGAGCACAAACAGGTTACAAATGGAGTAAATTCTATTCAAAAGAATATTCAAATCCCAATCTGCATCCATACTTAGAAATCAACTATACACCAAGTGCTGTTGATGAGAATGCTATTATATTTCCAGCGGTCAATATTGAAAATTATCCAAATCCCTTTAATACAGAAACAACTATTTCATACCAGTTACA is from Candidatus Cloacimonadota bacterium and encodes:
- a CDS encoding DNRLRE domain-containing protein yields the protein NPYAWTSFTFSGTGGNYGIWFEVDITDLVQAWVNSQVENYGFVIRAQTGYKWSKFYSKEYSNPNLHPYLEINYTPSAVDENAIIFPAVNIENYPNPFNTETTISYQLQKSGKVSLSIYDIKGKLMETLVKRYQTNGSYSVTCHTSGFPSGVYFYQLVVDEYSMIKKCLLIKL